One genomic region from Lytechinus pictus isolate F3 Inbred unplaced genomic scaffold, Lp3.0 scaffold_26, whole genome shotgun sequence encodes:
- the LOC129282464 gene encoding uncharacterized protein LOC129282464 isoform X1: protein MEMEKKDRSSVTEEEFLRLAQLIPPRYYSDLGIHLGISSAELDHIIVQHSLDYKDALMTMFTRWRDEQNPDEDIRALLAEGLEKSDLGGLSKELLAGNLIQKTSDVRQTTAKTSRASTSTGAVDMSVPPHTVSEKELLMLSMEIGPTYYKRVGINLNISIVTLENIKERSRDNCDALMTVFTRWRDKQLPDTNIRAHLADALQKSGLVSLSQKLIPIDLLGTGASMPASQTQPLTPDLVERCRKELQSHYRRYFCKIRADSLNPRSLAPCKDIYTHLVLEEEDYRNKKRSLEYKDLFKLEINGEFPNRIIIQGEAGAGKTTLCAKIAWDWINGSPDVPKFVWVLVIPLREVKRYTIGQIVKSYLSKDNPATACQITNYIRSNPEKVFIACDGLDEFSGKVVQHSETKQELEGAQPESNDQPDSSPKSKRRKLMGHMSSRTPIAPLMPRGSISDGSESTTEEDDISLVHILRSDELSNCPVMVTSRPWKANEIKWDLNLMKLYAFIHVEGFSKKNVEVYIHKYFKDNTVTADQLIQMIKENDIISEYMAPYPIYISMLCLMWRGLDDKKKELFKTIRTFSELFHEMFEFLNVHYVQKEIQDLRGPSFNDHRSKIEKLMEPVAKLAFAGLQSNNLIFNEEDLEQYSDSVKTACKVGVLSQENKLSSIHDKSRPFLQSTFFFPHKLFQEYMAAVYLASLYDSDCTEFKRLIEEVVIPRKEEFRYLLYFTVSQDKNIAKYITKCLLQQYTQIKSNRSLEKEMNFLVDVTFESQDEDTNAMLRNSVSSLSIRVEDTHTVAGYASTGIYSKAIEMHIGRSNLTSYGPGISKEVAVMVCSAPSLRDVFILKARFHPTFYETLAREGRTATVHTLVIWNYEPLSSASSHHLVEALCFLPNLTNLTLKGVYDKEEFCSHLNEKASTLKVHTLQIVNYKPLSSASSHHLVEALCSLPNLTNLILSGVCDQEEFCSHLNEKASTLKVHTLQIRSYKPLSSASSHHLVEALCFLPNLTNLILQGVCDQEFCSHVNEKASTLKVHTLEIENYKPLSSASSHHLVEALCSLPNLTNLMLIRVWDQEEFCSHLNEKASTLKVHTLQIWNNKPLSLASSHHLVEALCSLPNLTNLTLRGVYDKEFCSHLNEKASTLKGSFPQISKGNFMFNGEPQKDLQSFLQTLSDYMYEKREMETSSESSSDEIETSSESSSDEYFDA, encoded by the exons atggaaatggaaaagaaagatagaag ttctgtCACTGAAGAAGAATTTTTGAGATTGGCCCAGCTCATCCCACCGAGGTACTATTCAGATTTAGGCATACATTTGGGAATCTCATCTGCTGAACTTGATCATATCATTGTCCAACATTCATTGGATTACAAGGATGCATTGATGACAATGTTCACACGGTGGAGAGATGAACAGAATCCAGATGAAGACATCAGAGCTCTTCTTGCAGAAGGATTAGAAAAGAGTGACTTAGGTGGATTGTCCAAAGAACTTCTAGCTGGGAATCTAATCCAGAAAACATCAG ATGTCAGACAAACAACTGCAAAAACTTCAAGAGCATCAACTTCAACAGGAGCAGTAGACATGTCAGTACCACCACA TACTGTCAGTGAGAAAGAACTTTTGATGTTGTCAATGGAAATTGGACCTACTTACTACAAGAGAGTGGGCATTAACCTGAATATCTCCATTGTAACCCTTGAAAATATCAAGGAGCGTAGCCGAGATAACTGCGATGCTTTGATGACAGTATTCACAAGATGGAGAGATAAACAGCTTCCAGACACAAACATCAGGGCTCATCTTGCAGATGCTTTACAAAAGAGTGGTCTAGTGTCTCTGTCTCAGAAACTGATTCCTATAGATCTATTAGGGACag GTGCATCAATGCCAGCATCACAGACCCAACCACTCACTCCTGACCTGGTTGAAAGATGTAGAAAGGAGCTTCAATCCCATTACAGAAGATATTTCTGTAAGATAAGAGCTGATAGTCTTAATCCACGTTCCCTTGCGCCGTGTAAAGACATATATACACACCTTGTTTTGGAAGAAGAAGATTATCGCAATAAGAAGCGATCACTCGAATATAAGGATCTCTTCAAACTTGAAATTAATGGAGAGTTTCCAAATCGGATCATTATTCAGGGAGAAGCAGGGGCTGGAAAAACGACACTCTGCGCAAAGATTGCATGGGACTGGATAAACGGTAGTCCTGATGTTCCTAAGTTTGTATGGGTACTTGTAATCCCTCTTCGTGAAGTCAAGCGATATACAATTGGTCAGATAGTCAAGTCTTATCTCTCAAAGGACAACCCAGCAACAGCCTGTCAGATCACCAATTACATCCGTTCAAATCCAGAAAAGGTATTCATTGCCTGTGATGGATTAGATGAGTTTAGTGGCAAGGTTGTACAGCACTCTGAAACCAAACAAGAATTAGAAGGTGCTCAGCCAGAGTCTAATGATCAACCAGATTCAAGCCCAAAATCAAAGCGACGAAAGTTAATGGGGCATATGTCCTCACGTACACCAATTGCCCCATTGATGCCAAGAGGCAGCATCTCAGATGGAAGTGAAAGCACTACTGAAGAAGATGATATCTCTCTAGTACATATCCTTCGTTCAGATGAACTCAGCAATTGCCCAGTGATGGTGACCAGTCGTCCATGGAAGGCCAATGAGATAAAGTGGGATCTCAATCTAATGAAACTGTATGCTTTCATTCATGTGGAAGGCTTTAGTAAGAAGAATGTGGAGGTTTACATTCACAAGTACTTTAAAGACAATACAGTCACAGCAGATCAGCTTATTCAAATGATCAAAGAGAATGACATCATATCAGAGTATATGGCACCCTAtcctatctatatatctatgcTCTGTCTTATGTGGAGAGGACTtgatgacaaaaagaaagaattgtttAAAACCATTCGAACATTCTctgaattatttcatgagatgtTTGAATTCTTAAACGTGCATTATGTCCAAAAAGAGATCCAAGATCTAAGGGGTCCATCATTTAATGACCATCGctctaaaattgaaaaactcATGGAACCCGTTGCCAAATTGGCATTTGCTGGACTGCAATCGAATAACCTTATTTTCAATGAAGAAGATCTTGAACAGTACTCAGACTCTGTGAAAACAGCATGCAAAGTAGGGGTGTTGTCACAGGAGAATAAGCTCTCATCCATTCATGATAAGAGCAGACCGTTCCTGCAGTCAACATTCTTCTTTCCTCATAAACTATTCCAGGAGTACATGGCTGCAGTCTATCTTGCTTCTCTCTATGATTCAGATTGCACTGAATTTAAGAGGCTGATTGAGGAAGTAGTGATCCCTAGGAAGGAAGAGTTTAGGTATCTCCTGTACTTCACTGTGTCACAGGACAAAAACATTGCCAAGTATATCACAAAATGTCTGTTACAACAGTACACCCAAATCAAAAGCAATCGTTCACTGGAGAAGGAGATGAACTTCTTGGTTGATGTAACCTTTGAGAGTCAGGATGAAGATACCAACGCCATGCTCAGGAATTCAGTGTCATCTCTGTCCATCCGTGTTGAAGACACACACACTGTAGCTGGTTATGCATCCACTGGGATATATTCAAAGGCG ATCGAAATGCATATTGGTAGATCTAATTTAACTTCCTACGGACCAGGTATATCAAAAGAGGTTGCAGTGATGGTGTGCTCAGCACCATCACTAAGGGATGTCTTTATACTGAAGGCAAGGTTTCACCCTACCTTCTATGAAACTCTTGCCAGAGAAGGAAGGACAGCCACA gtccatactcTTGTGATTTGGAATTATGAGCCTCTATCATCAGCCTCTTCACATCACCTGGTAGAAGCTTTATGCTTCCTACCTAACCTGACTAACCTGACACTGAAAGGAGTTTATGACAAGGAGGAGTTCTGTTCTCATCTGAATGAGAAGGCTTCAACCTTGAAG gtccatactcTTCAGATTGTGAATTATAAGCCTCTATCATCAGCCTCTTCACATCACCTAGTAGAAGCTTTATGCTCCCTCCCTAACCTGACTAACCTGATACTGAGTGGAGTTTGTGACCAGGAGGAGTTCTGTTCTCATCTGAATGAGAAGGCTTCAACCTTGAAG gtccatactcTTCAGATTCGGAGTTATAAGCCTCTATCATCAGCCTCTTCACATCACCTAGTAGAAGCTTTATGCTTCCTACCTAACCTGACTAACCTGATACTACAAGGAGTTTGTGACCAGGAGTTCTGTTCTCATGTGAATGAGAAGGCTTCAACCTTGAAG gtccatactcTTGAGATTGAGAATTATAAGCCTCTATCATCAGCCTCTTCACATCACCTAGTAGAAGCTTTATGCTCCCTACCTAACCTGACTAACCTGATGCTGATAAGAGTTTGGGACCAGGAGGAGTTCTGTTCTCATCTGAATGAGAAGGCTTCAACCTTGAAG gtccatactcTTCAGATTTGGAATAATAAGCCTCTATCATTAGCCTCTTCACATCACCTGGTAGAAGCTTTATGCTCCCTACCTAACCTGACTAACCTGACACTGAGAGGAGTTTATGACAAGGAGTTCTGTTCTCATCTGAATGAGAAGGCTTCAACCTTGAAG
- the LOC129282464 gene encoding uncharacterized protein LOC129282464 isoform X3, whose product MEMEKKDRSSVTEEEFLRLAQLIPPRYYSDLGIHLGISSAELDHIIVQHSLDYKDALMTMFTRWRDEQNPDEDIRALLAEGLEKSDLGGLSKELLAGNLIQKTSDVRQTTAKTSRASTSTGAVDMSVPPHTVSEKELLMLSMEIGPTYYKRVGINLNISIVTLENIKERSRDNCDALMTVFTRWRDKQLPDTNIRAHLADALQKSGLVSLSQKLIPIDLLGTGASMPASQTQPLTPDLVERCRKELQSHYRRYFCKIRADSLNPRSLAPCKDIYTHLVLEEEDYRNKKRSLEYKDLFKLEINGEFPNRIIIQGEAGAGKTTLCAKIAWDWINGSPDVPKFVWVLVIPLREVKRYTIGQIVKSYLSKDNPATACQITNYIRSNPEKVFIACDGLDEFSGKVVQHSETKQELEGAQPESNDQPDSSPKSKRRKLMGHMSSRTPIAPLMPRGSISDGSESTTEEDDISLVHILRSDELSNCPVMVTSRPWKANEIKWDLNLMKLYAFIHVEGFSKKNVEVYIHKYFKDNTVTADQLIQMIKENDIISEYMAPYPIYISMLCLMWRGLDDKKKELFKTIRTFSELFHEMFEFLNVHYVQKEIQDLRGPSFNDHRSKIEKLMEPVAKLAFAGLQSNNLIFNEEDLEQYSDSVKTACKVGVLSQENKLSSIHDKSRPFLQSTFFFPHKLFQEYMAAVYLASLYDSDCTEFKRLIEEVVIPRKEEFRYLLYFTVSQDKNIAKYITKCLLQQYTQIKSNRSLEKEMNFLVDVTFESQDEDTNAMLRNSVSSLSIRVEDTHTVAGYASTGIYSKAIEMHIGRSNLTSYGPGISKEVAVMVCSAPSLRDVFILKARFHPTFYETLAREGRTATVHTLQIVNYKPLSSASSHHLVEALCSLPNLTNLILSGVCDQEEFCSHLNEKASTLKVHTLQIRSYKPLSSASSHHLVEALCFLPNLTNLILQGVCDQEFCSHVNEKASTLKVHTLEIENYKPLSSASSHHLVEALCSLPNLTNLMLIRVWDQEEFCSHLNEKASTLKVHTLQIWNNKPLSLASSHHLVEALCSLPNLTNLTLRGVYDKEFCSHLNEKASTLKGSFPQISKGNFMFNGEPQKDLQSFLQTLSDYMYEKREMETSSESSSDEIETSSESSSDEYFDA is encoded by the exons atggaaatggaaaagaaagatagaag ttctgtCACTGAAGAAGAATTTTTGAGATTGGCCCAGCTCATCCCACCGAGGTACTATTCAGATTTAGGCATACATTTGGGAATCTCATCTGCTGAACTTGATCATATCATTGTCCAACATTCATTGGATTACAAGGATGCATTGATGACAATGTTCACACGGTGGAGAGATGAACAGAATCCAGATGAAGACATCAGAGCTCTTCTTGCAGAAGGATTAGAAAAGAGTGACTTAGGTGGATTGTCCAAAGAACTTCTAGCTGGGAATCTAATCCAGAAAACATCAG ATGTCAGACAAACAACTGCAAAAACTTCAAGAGCATCAACTTCAACAGGAGCAGTAGACATGTCAGTACCACCACA TACTGTCAGTGAGAAAGAACTTTTGATGTTGTCAATGGAAATTGGACCTACTTACTACAAGAGAGTGGGCATTAACCTGAATATCTCCATTGTAACCCTTGAAAATATCAAGGAGCGTAGCCGAGATAACTGCGATGCTTTGATGACAGTATTCACAAGATGGAGAGATAAACAGCTTCCAGACACAAACATCAGGGCTCATCTTGCAGATGCTTTACAAAAGAGTGGTCTAGTGTCTCTGTCTCAGAAACTGATTCCTATAGATCTATTAGGGACag GTGCATCAATGCCAGCATCACAGACCCAACCACTCACTCCTGACCTGGTTGAAAGATGTAGAAAGGAGCTTCAATCCCATTACAGAAGATATTTCTGTAAGATAAGAGCTGATAGTCTTAATCCACGTTCCCTTGCGCCGTGTAAAGACATATATACACACCTTGTTTTGGAAGAAGAAGATTATCGCAATAAGAAGCGATCACTCGAATATAAGGATCTCTTCAAACTTGAAATTAATGGAGAGTTTCCAAATCGGATCATTATTCAGGGAGAAGCAGGGGCTGGAAAAACGACACTCTGCGCAAAGATTGCATGGGACTGGATAAACGGTAGTCCTGATGTTCCTAAGTTTGTATGGGTACTTGTAATCCCTCTTCGTGAAGTCAAGCGATATACAATTGGTCAGATAGTCAAGTCTTATCTCTCAAAGGACAACCCAGCAACAGCCTGTCAGATCACCAATTACATCCGTTCAAATCCAGAAAAGGTATTCATTGCCTGTGATGGATTAGATGAGTTTAGTGGCAAGGTTGTACAGCACTCTGAAACCAAACAAGAATTAGAAGGTGCTCAGCCAGAGTCTAATGATCAACCAGATTCAAGCCCAAAATCAAAGCGACGAAAGTTAATGGGGCATATGTCCTCACGTACACCAATTGCCCCATTGATGCCAAGAGGCAGCATCTCAGATGGAAGTGAAAGCACTACTGAAGAAGATGATATCTCTCTAGTACATATCCTTCGTTCAGATGAACTCAGCAATTGCCCAGTGATGGTGACCAGTCGTCCATGGAAGGCCAATGAGATAAAGTGGGATCTCAATCTAATGAAACTGTATGCTTTCATTCATGTGGAAGGCTTTAGTAAGAAGAATGTGGAGGTTTACATTCACAAGTACTTTAAAGACAATACAGTCACAGCAGATCAGCTTATTCAAATGATCAAAGAGAATGACATCATATCAGAGTATATGGCACCCTAtcctatctatatatctatgcTCTGTCTTATGTGGAGAGGACTtgatgacaaaaagaaagaattgtttAAAACCATTCGAACATTCTctgaattatttcatgagatgtTTGAATTCTTAAACGTGCATTATGTCCAAAAAGAGATCCAAGATCTAAGGGGTCCATCATTTAATGACCATCGctctaaaattgaaaaactcATGGAACCCGTTGCCAAATTGGCATTTGCTGGACTGCAATCGAATAACCTTATTTTCAATGAAGAAGATCTTGAACAGTACTCAGACTCTGTGAAAACAGCATGCAAAGTAGGGGTGTTGTCACAGGAGAATAAGCTCTCATCCATTCATGATAAGAGCAGACCGTTCCTGCAGTCAACATTCTTCTTTCCTCATAAACTATTCCAGGAGTACATGGCTGCAGTCTATCTTGCTTCTCTCTATGATTCAGATTGCACTGAATTTAAGAGGCTGATTGAGGAAGTAGTGATCCCTAGGAAGGAAGAGTTTAGGTATCTCCTGTACTTCACTGTGTCACAGGACAAAAACATTGCCAAGTATATCACAAAATGTCTGTTACAACAGTACACCCAAATCAAAAGCAATCGTTCACTGGAGAAGGAGATGAACTTCTTGGTTGATGTAACCTTTGAGAGTCAGGATGAAGATACCAACGCCATGCTCAGGAATTCAGTGTCATCTCTGTCCATCCGTGTTGAAGACACACACACTGTAGCTGGTTATGCATCCACTGGGATATATTCAAAGGCG ATCGAAATGCATATTGGTAGATCTAATTTAACTTCCTACGGACCAGGTATATCAAAAGAGGTTGCAGTGATGGTGTGCTCAGCACCATCACTAAGGGATGTCTTTATACTGAAGGCAAGGTTTCACCCTACCTTCTATGAAACTCTTGCCAGAGAAGGAAGGACAGCCACA gtccatactcTTCAGATTGTGAATTATAAGCCTCTATCATCAGCCTCTTCACATCACCTAGTAGAAGCTTTATGCTCCCTCCCTAACCTGACTAACCTGATACTGAGTGGAGTTTGTGACCAGGAGGAGTTCTGTTCTCATCTGAATGAGAAGGCTTCAACCTTGAAG gtccatactcTTCAGATTCGGAGTTATAAGCCTCTATCATCAGCCTCTTCACATCACCTAGTAGAAGCTTTATGCTTCCTACCTAACCTGACTAACCTGATACTACAAGGAGTTTGTGACCAGGAGTTCTGTTCTCATGTGAATGAGAAGGCTTCAACCTTGAAG gtccatactcTTGAGATTGAGAATTATAAGCCTCTATCATCAGCCTCTTCACATCACCTAGTAGAAGCTTTATGCTCCCTACCTAACCTGACTAACCTGATGCTGATAAGAGTTTGGGACCAGGAGGAGTTCTGTTCTCATCTGAATGAGAAGGCTTCAACCTTGAAG gtccatactcTTCAGATTTGGAATAATAAGCCTCTATCATTAGCCTCTTCACATCACCTGGTAGAAGCTTTATGCTCCCTACCTAACCTGACTAACCTGACACTGAGAGGAGTTTATGACAAGGAGTTCTGTTCTCATCTGAATGAGAAGGCTTCAACCTTGAAG
- the LOC129282464 gene encoding uncharacterized protein LOC129282464 isoform X2 — translation MEMEKKDRSSVTEEEFLRLAQLIPPRYYSDLGIHLGISSAELDHIIVQHSLDYKDALMTMFTRWRDEQNPDEDIRALLAEGLEKSDLGGLSKELLAGNLIQKTSDVRQTTAKTSRASTSTGAVDITVSEKELLMLSMEIGPTYYKRVGINLNISIVTLENIKERSRDNCDALMTVFTRWRDKQLPDTNIRAHLADALQKSGLVSLSQKLIPIDLLGTGASMPASQTQPLTPDLVERCRKELQSHYRRYFCKIRADSLNPRSLAPCKDIYTHLVLEEEDYRNKKRSLEYKDLFKLEINGEFPNRIIIQGEAGAGKTTLCAKIAWDWINGSPDVPKFVWVLVIPLREVKRYTIGQIVKSYLSKDNPATACQITNYIRSNPEKVFIACDGLDEFSGKVVQHSETKQELEGAQPESNDQPDSSPKSKRRKLMGHMSSRTPIAPLMPRGSISDGSESTTEEDDISLVHILRSDELSNCPVMVTSRPWKANEIKWDLNLMKLYAFIHVEGFSKKNVEVYIHKYFKDNTVTADQLIQMIKENDIISEYMAPYPIYISMLCLMWRGLDDKKKELFKTIRTFSELFHEMFEFLNVHYVQKEIQDLRGPSFNDHRSKIEKLMEPVAKLAFAGLQSNNLIFNEEDLEQYSDSVKTACKVGVLSQENKLSSIHDKSRPFLQSTFFFPHKLFQEYMAAVYLASLYDSDCTEFKRLIEEVVIPRKEEFRYLLYFTVSQDKNIAKYITKCLLQQYTQIKSNRSLEKEMNFLVDVTFESQDEDTNAMLRNSVSSLSIRVEDTHTVAGYASTGIYSKAIEMHIGRSNLTSYGPGISKEVAVMVCSAPSLRDVFILKARFHPTFYETLAREGRTATVHTLVIWNYEPLSSASSHHLVEALCFLPNLTNLTLKGVYDKEEFCSHLNEKASTLKVHTLQIVNYKPLSSASSHHLVEALCSLPNLTNLILSGVCDQEEFCSHLNEKASTLKVHTLQIRSYKPLSSASSHHLVEALCFLPNLTNLILQGVCDQEFCSHVNEKASTLKVHTLEIENYKPLSSASSHHLVEALCSLPNLTNLMLIRVWDQEEFCSHLNEKASTLKVHTLQIWNNKPLSLASSHHLVEALCSLPNLTNLTLRGVYDKEFCSHLNEKASTLKGSFPQISKGNFMFNGEPQKDLQSFLQTLSDYMYEKREMETSSESSSDEIETSSESSSDEYFDA, via the exons atggaaatggaaaagaaagatagaag ttctgtCACTGAAGAAGAATTTTTGAGATTGGCCCAGCTCATCCCACCGAGGTACTATTCAGATTTAGGCATACATTTGGGAATCTCATCTGCTGAACTTGATCATATCATTGTCCAACATTCATTGGATTACAAGGATGCATTGATGACAATGTTCACACGGTGGAGAGATGAACAGAATCCAGATGAAGACATCAGAGCTCTTCTTGCAGAAGGATTAGAAAAGAGTGACTTAGGTGGATTGTCCAAAGAACTTCTAGCTGGGAATCTAATCCAGAAAACATCAG ATGTCAGACAAACAACTGCAAAAACTTCAAGAGCATCAACTTCAACAGGAGCAGTAGACAT TACTGTCAGTGAGAAAGAACTTTTGATGTTGTCAATGGAAATTGGACCTACTTACTACAAGAGAGTGGGCATTAACCTGAATATCTCCATTGTAACCCTTGAAAATATCAAGGAGCGTAGCCGAGATAACTGCGATGCTTTGATGACAGTATTCACAAGATGGAGAGATAAACAGCTTCCAGACACAAACATCAGGGCTCATCTTGCAGATGCTTTACAAAAGAGTGGTCTAGTGTCTCTGTCTCAGAAACTGATTCCTATAGATCTATTAGGGACag GTGCATCAATGCCAGCATCACAGACCCAACCACTCACTCCTGACCTGGTTGAAAGATGTAGAAAGGAGCTTCAATCCCATTACAGAAGATATTTCTGTAAGATAAGAGCTGATAGTCTTAATCCACGTTCCCTTGCGCCGTGTAAAGACATATATACACACCTTGTTTTGGAAGAAGAAGATTATCGCAATAAGAAGCGATCACTCGAATATAAGGATCTCTTCAAACTTGAAATTAATGGAGAGTTTCCAAATCGGATCATTATTCAGGGAGAAGCAGGGGCTGGAAAAACGACACTCTGCGCAAAGATTGCATGGGACTGGATAAACGGTAGTCCTGATGTTCCTAAGTTTGTATGGGTACTTGTAATCCCTCTTCGTGAAGTCAAGCGATATACAATTGGTCAGATAGTCAAGTCTTATCTCTCAAAGGACAACCCAGCAACAGCCTGTCAGATCACCAATTACATCCGTTCAAATCCAGAAAAGGTATTCATTGCCTGTGATGGATTAGATGAGTTTAGTGGCAAGGTTGTACAGCACTCTGAAACCAAACAAGAATTAGAAGGTGCTCAGCCAGAGTCTAATGATCAACCAGATTCAAGCCCAAAATCAAAGCGACGAAAGTTAATGGGGCATATGTCCTCACGTACACCAATTGCCCCATTGATGCCAAGAGGCAGCATCTCAGATGGAAGTGAAAGCACTACTGAAGAAGATGATATCTCTCTAGTACATATCCTTCGTTCAGATGAACTCAGCAATTGCCCAGTGATGGTGACCAGTCGTCCATGGAAGGCCAATGAGATAAAGTGGGATCTCAATCTAATGAAACTGTATGCTTTCATTCATGTGGAAGGCTTTAGTAAGAAGAATGTGGAGGTTTACATTCACAAGTACTTTAAAGACAATACAGTCACAGCAGATCAGCTTATTCAAATGATCAAAGAGAATGACATCATATCAGAGTATATGGCACCCTAtcctatctatatatctatgcTCTGTCTTATGTGGAGAGGACTtgatgacaaaaagaaagaattgtttAAAACCATTCGAACATTCTctgaattatttcatgagatgtTTGAATTCTTAAACGTGCATTATGTCCAAAAAGAGATCCAAGATCTAAGGGGTCCATCATTTAATGACCATCGctctaaaattgaaaaactcATGGAACCCGTTGCCAAATTGGCATTTGCTGGACTGCAATCGAATAACCTTATTTTCAATGAAGAAGATCTTGAACAGTACTCAGACTCTGTGAAAACAGCATGCAAAGTAGGGGTGTTGTCACAGGAGAATAAGCTCTCATCCATTCATGATAAGAGCAGACCGTTCCTGCAGTCAACATTCTTCTTTCCTCATAAACTATTCCAGGAGTACATGGCTGCAGTCTATCTTGCTTCTCTCTATGATTCAGATTGCACTGAATTTAAGAGGCTGATTGAGGAAGTAGTGATCCCTAGGAAGGAAGAGTTTAGGTATCTCCTGTACTTCACTGTGTCACAGGACAAAAACATTGCCAAGTATATCACAAAATGTCTGTTACAACAGTACACCCAAATCAAAAGCAATCGTTCACTGGAGAAGGAGATGAACTTCTTGGTTGATGTAACCTTTGAGAGTCAGGATGAAGATACCAACGCCATGCTCAGGAATTCAGTGTCATCTCTGTCCATCCGTGTTGAAGACACACACACTGTAGCTGGTTATGCATCCACTGGGATATATTCAAAGGCG ATCGAAATGCATATTGGTAGATCTAATTTAACTTCCTACGGACCAGGTATATCAAAAGAGGTTGCAGTGATGGTGTGCTCAGCACCATCACTAAGGGATGTCTTTATACTGAAGGCAAGGTTTCACCCTACCTTCTATGAAACTCTTGCCAGAGAAGGAAGGACAGCCACA gtccatactcTTGTGATTTGGAATTATGAGCCTCTATCATCAGCCTCTTCACATCACCTGGTAGAAGCTTTATGCTTCCTACCTAACCTGACTAACCTGACACTGAAAGGAGTTTATGACAAGGAGGAGTTCTGTTCTCATCTGAATGAGAAGGCTTCAACCTTGAAG gtccatactcTTCAGATTGTGAATTATAAGCCTCTATCATCAGCCTCTTCACATCACCTAGTAGAAGCTTTATGCTCCCTCCCTAACCTGACTAACCTGATACTGAGTGGAGTTTGTGACCAGGAGGAGTTCTGTTCTCATCTGAATGAGAAGGCTTCAACCTTGAAG gtccatactcTTCAGATTCGGAGTTATAAGCCTCTATCATCAGCCTCTTCACATCACCTAGTAGAAGCTTTATGCTTCCTACCTAACCTGACTAACCTGATACTACAAGGAGTTTGTGACCAGGAGTTCTGTTCTCATGTGAATGAGAAGGCTTCAACCTTGAAG gtccatactcTTGAGATTGAGAATTATAAGCCTCTATCATCAGCCTCTTCACATCACCTAGTAGAAGCTTTATGCTCCCTACCTAACCTGACTAACCTGATGCTGATAAGAGTTTGGGACCAGGAGGAGTTCTGTTCTCATCTGAATGAGAAGGCTTCAACCTTGAAG gtccatactcTTCAGATTTGGAATAATAAGCCTCTATCATTAGCCTCTTCACATCACCTGGTAGAAGCTTTATGCTCCCTACCTAACCTGACTAACCTGACACTGAGAGGAGTTTATGACAAGGAGTTCTGTTCTCATCTGAATGAGAAGGCTTCAACCTTGAAG